One Kitasatospora sp. NBC_01287 DNA window includes the following coding sequences:
- a CDS encoding beta-ketoacyl synthase N-terminal-like domain-containing protein codes for MNDSQPVDPAQSVEPARPVPPVSPAPPVSSVSADEFDRRLARNPVAIVGLSALYPKSRDLREFWGNVVAAADCIEDVQSTHWDVAEHYDPDPAAPDKTYAKRGGFIPPVAFNPMEFGLPPNTLEVTDVLQLLSLVVARDVLKDAGAEGAWYDPERTGVVLGVTGANQLTQPLSARLQTPVLKEVVRSCGLSERDAEEIAEKFKLAFAPWEENSFPGMLGNVVAGRIANRLDLGGTNMTIDAACASSLAATKAAISELLEHRADTMLAGGCDAENTIFMYLCFSKTPAFSKVGRIRPFDKDADGTLIGEGIGMLALRRLADAERDGNEIYAVIRGLGSSSDGRFKSIYAPRKEGQMVALRRAYEDAELSPASVELFEAHGTGTAVGDATELSALAAVVAESTEERRYAAVGSVKSQFGHTKAAAGAAGMIKLALALHHRLLPPTINVTEPNPAIDFENGPFYVNTETRPWLKDPARDKRRAAISSFGFGGTNFHFVLEEYGSGDDLRVLFPVARTRVWHAADAERLAELVEADAPAQPGPVPAGNARVALAARGAEELAELRALAVRELRAAPRAEQWAHPKGVWYRRRAAEAGLIGALFAGQGSQYVNPGRQAVLALPPLRAAFDEANRHFEGAAELLSRVAFPPPAFDAAGRAAQEEALRRTEYAQPAIGALAVGQFRYLSELGFRPDGHLGHSFGELTALWAAGALSDEAFFALARARGAAMAPPTEPGFDAGAMAAVSADDRAVAELLTAHPELAVCNRNAADQVVVGGASAAIERLLAAAPAGVRISRLPVSAAFHTPFVAHAVEAFRAAVARVEVREPRRAVYANTPGGAYGSDPGANAALLAEQLVNPVHFADRVEEMYAAGYRTFVEFGPQGVLSKLVSRILGERPHHAVRLDAGPGGDADLAMKRALAQLAVLGLPVRTEDRYVAPVAPELPAKGMTVLLNGINHVSEPRKAAYRQALEHGYRVELPGPVPAPAAPAAAALPAPPVPAPPAGVPAAPLPAALSPSSMCRRTRPWPSSPASPRTTAGWPT; via the coding sequence GTGAACGATTCGCAGCCCGTTGATCCCGCCCAGTCCGTTGAGCCCGCGCGACCTGTCCCGCCCGTCTCGCCTGCCCCGCCCGTCTCGTCCGTCTCGGCCGACGAGTTCGACCGCCGGCTCGCCAGGAACCCCGTCGCCATCGTCGGCCTCTCCGCGCTCTACCCCAAGTCCCGTGACCTGCGCGAGTTCTGGGGCAATGTGGTGGCCGCGGCCGACTGCATCGAGGACGTCCAGAGCACCCACTGGGACGTCGCCGAGCACTACGACCCCGACCCGGCCGCGCCCGACAAGACCTACGCCAAGCGTGGCGGCTTCATCCCGCCCGTCGCGTTCAACCCGATGGAGTTCGGCCTGCCGCCGAACACCCTGGAGGTCACCGACGTCCTGCAGCTGCTCAGCCTGGTGGTCGCCCGCGACGTGCTCAAGGACGCCGGGGCCGAGGGTGCCTGGTACGACCCGGAGCGCACCGGCGTGGTGCTCGGCGTCACCGGCGCCAACCAGCTGACCCAGCCGCTCTCCGCGCGTCTGCAGACCCCGGTGCTCAAGGAGGTGGTGCGCAGCTGCGGGCTGAGCGAGCGGGATGCCGAGGAGATCGCCGAGAAGTTCAAGCTGGCCTTCGCCCCCTGGGAGGAGAACTCCTTCCCCGGCATGCTCGGCAACGTGGTGGCCGGGCGGATCGCCAACCGGCTCGACCTCGGCGGCACCAACATGACCATCGACGCCGCCTGCGCCTCATCGCTGGCCGCCACCAAGGCGGCGATCAGCGAACTGCTGGAGCACCGGGCCGACACCATGCTGGCCGGCGGCTGCGACGCCGAGAACACCATCTTCATGTACCTCTGCTTCAGCAAGACCCCGGCCTTCTCCAAGGTCGGCCGGATCCGCCCGTTCGACAAGGACGCGGACGGCACGCTGATCGGTGAGGGCATCGGGATGCTGGCCCTGCGCCGGCTCGCCGACGCGGAGCGCGACGGCAACGAGATCTACGCCGTGATCCGGGGCCTGGGCTCGTCCAGCGACGGGCGGTTCAAGTCGATCTACGCCCCGCGCAAGGAAGGCCAGATGGTCGCGCTGCGCCGGGCCTACGAGGACGCGGAGCTCTCGCCCGCGAGCGTCGAGCTCTTCGAGGCGCACGGCACCGGCACCGCGGTCGGGGATGCCACCGAGCTCTCCGCGCTGGCCGCCGTGGTCGCCGAGAGCACCGAGGAGCGCCGGTACGCGGCGGTCGGCAGCGTGAAGTCGCAGTTCGGGCACACCAAGGCGGCCGCCGGCGCGGCCGGGATGATCAAGCTGGCGCTGGCCCTGCACCACCGGCTGCTGCCGCCGACCATCAACGTGACCGAGCCCAATCCGGCCATCGACTTCGAGAACGGCCCGTTCTACGTCAACACCGAGACCCGGCCCTGGCTCAAGGACCCCGCGCGGGACAAGCGCCGGGCCGCCATCTCCTCCTTCGGCTTCGGCGGCACCAACTTCCACTTCGTGCTGGAGGAGTACGGCAGCGGGGACGACCTGCGGGTGCTCTTCCCGGTCGCGCGGACCCGGGTGTGGCACGCGGCGGACGCCGAGCGGCTGGCCGAGTTGGTGGAGGCCGACGCGCCGGCGCAGCCGGGGCCGGTGCCCGCCGGGAACGCCCGGGTGGCGCTGGCCGCGCGCGGTGCCGAGGAGCTCGCCGAGCTGCGCGCGCTGGCGGTGCGGGAGCTGCGCGCCGCGCCGCGGGCCGAGCAGTGGGCGCACCCCAAGGGTGTCTGGTACCGCCGCCGGGCCGCCGAGGCCGGCCTCATCGGCGCGCTCTTCGCCGGCCAGGGCAGCCAGTACGTGAACCCGGGGCGGCAGGCGGTGCTCGCGCTGCCGCCGCTGCGGGCCGCCTTCGACGAGGCCAACCGGCACTTCGAGGGCGCCGCCGAGCTGCTGAGCCGGGTGGCCTTCCCGCCGCCGGCCTTCGACGCCGCCGGTCGCGCCGCGCAGGAGGAGGCGCTGCGGCGCACCGAGTACGCGCAGCCCGCGATCGGCGCGCTGGCGGTCGGCCAGTTCCGCTACCTGAGCGAGCTCGGCTTCCGGCCCGATGGCCATCTGGGCCACAGCTTTGGCGAGTTGACCGCGCTCTGGGCGGCCGGCGCATTGAGTGACGAGGCGTTCTTCGCGCTCGCCAGGGCCCGTGGCGCGGCGATGGCGCCACCCACCGAACCGGGCTTCGACGCGGGCGCGATGGCCGCGGTCAGCGCGGACGACCGGGCCGTGGCCGAACTGCTCACCGCACACCCCGAGTTGGCGGTGTGCAATCGCAACGCGGCGGACCAGGTCGTGGTCGGCGGCGCGAGCGCGGCGATCGAGCGGCTGCTCGCCGCCGCTCCGGCGGGTGTGCGGATCAGCCGGCTGCCGGTCTCGGCGGCCTTCCACACCCCGTTCGTGGCGCACGCGGTCGAGGCCTTCCGAGCGGCCGTCGCGCGGGTGGAGGTACGCGAGCCGCGGCGTGCGGTGTACGCCAACACGCCTGGCGGGGCCTATGGTTCGGACCCCGGTGCGAACGCCGCGCTGCTCGCCGAGCAGCTGGTGAATCCGGTGCACTTCGCGGACCGGGTCGAGGAGATGTACGCGGCCGGCTACCGCACCTTCGTCGAGTTCGGTCCGCAGGGCGTGCTCAGCAAGCTGGTCAGCCGGATCCTGGGTGAGCGCCCGCACCACGCGGTGCGGCTGGACGCCGGGCCGGGCGGCGACGCGGACCTCGCGATGAAGCGCGCGCTGGCCCAACTGGCGGTGCTCGGCCTGCCGGTGCGCACCGAGGACCGGTACGTGGCCCCGGTGGCGCCGGAGCTGCCGGCCAAGGGCATGACGGTGCTGCTCAACGGCATCAACCACGTCTCCGAGCCGCGCAAGGCCGCCTACCGGCAGGCCCTGGAGCACGGGTACCGGGTCGAGCTGCCGGGGCCGGTCCCCGCGCCTGCCGCTCCCGCTGCTGCCGCTCTTCCCGCGCCTCCGGTTCCCGCGCCTCCGGCCGGTGTCCCCGCCGCTCCGCTCCCCGCCGCCCTGTCCCCGTCGTCGATGTGCAGGAGAACCCGACCGTGGCCCAGCAGCCCCGCGAGCCCCAGGACGACGGCCGGCTGGCCGACCTGA
- a CDS encoding SDR family NAD(P)-dependent oxidoreductase, whose product MAQQPREPQDDGRLADLIADHLALHDDYLNGQLRSAQRLAGLLEDAADQGRVDEVLPGLTAVKEHGLAIGRTHLRANEILRDLAAMEFASGSAPAQPVAQPVAQPVAGPAVVPVVGPTPVAAPALPVALPAVPAAAASAPAPATAPAPVPAPAAAPTASVGVTADQVAAALLAVVARKTGYPVEMLELGMDVEADLGIDSIKRVEILGVLSEQFPSEVAVGPEQLGELRTLGQIVEFMAGAVGAPDAADGPAPAPAAGQVDASAVAAALLAVVARKTGYPVEMLELGMDVEADLGIDSIKRVEILGVLSEQFPSEVAVGPEQLGELRTLGQIVEFMAGAVGAPDAADVPAPAVPAPAPDAPAPGPAARSAAVIGRAHAVLAELPSPETLVSAYPAHATALLLDDGGELTPLVAERLLAADWRVRVLRLPSVTRTVASAEEFTLTGWDPAELAARAALFADGPLSLVVAFGTRTDSDWADGVRRLAHTLLLAKHVVEPLTRAAAAGRAGFITVTRLDGAFGLTGVDEELVPAGGYGGLVKTLAVEAPELFCRAVDLAPELSAERAAALVLAELRDAVQVPAQVARDAAGRRFALTLGERPAALAHQEHGPVPAPTEADLLVVTGGARGITARCVIDLAGTHRPALLLLGRTEPGAEPAWAAGHTEPAALKAAAAEHLKAVGEKPTPKRVEQLFQAVTGGREVRGTLAELAAAGSAAEYLAVDITDPAATAAALAPYAHRVTGVVHGAGVLADQLIARKEPAEIERVFAAKLTGLRSVLAALEPERLRHLLLFSSVAGFFGNQGQSDYAMANEVLSAWAAALKRRHPRARVSALNWGAWDSGMVSPQVKAVFQERGITLIPAERGTALFTGQFDPERGHDVVTVLGPTTPLSVRESAAVAHGAVLERELSEVAGEPIVTDHRIGGVPVLPAALALGWAIGAVERLSGGTVRQVRDFAVHKGVVLDGTEPARLQLAATPAGDGATTEVVIRSQAVDGAPRPHYAATVVLGADPADEFGRPVLGGLPAAGGGQEASGLYRDGTLFHGASLQGVRRVLAEERSRLVLECELVEHRPAGGAWGGRLYAPGTADLLLQAGLVWMRRFERTASLPLSVARAEFHQPLPDGGPFLVVVEPSETNGARPQGSSASLTVTAVALDGRVLARLTGVNLVSTPQLAAKFAPAAS is encoded by the coding sequence GTGGCCCAGCAGCCCCGCGAGCCCCAGGACGACGGCCGGCTGGCCGACCTGATCGCCGACCACCTGGCGCTGCACGACGACTACCTCAACGGACAGTTGCGCAGTGCCCAGCGACTGGCCGGACTGCTGGAGGACGCGGCCGACCAGGGCCGGGTGGACGAGGTGCTGCCCGGGCTGACCGCGGTGAAGGAGCACGGTCTGGCGATCGGGCGCACGCACCTGAGAGCCAACGAGATCCTGCGGGACCTGGCGGCGATGGAGTTCGCGTCGGGGAGCGCTCCCGCGCAGCCGGTTGCGCAGCCGGTTGCGCAGCCGGTTGCGGGGCCGGCCGTGGTGCCGGTTGTCGGGCCGACGCCGGTGGCCGCTCCGGCGCTGCCGGTCGCGCTGCCTGCCGTGCCGGCCGCTGCTGCGTCTGCCCCGGCGCCCGCCACTGCCCCGGCACCCGTGCCGGCGCCCGCCGCGGCGCCCACCGCGTCGGTCGGGGTGACGGCCGACCAGGTCGCCGCCGCGCTGTTGGCGGTGGTGGCGCGGAAGACGGGCTATCCGGTGGAGATGTTGGAGTTGGGGATGGATGTCGAGGCGGATCTCGGCATTGATTCGATCAAGCGGGTGGAGATCCTGGGGGTGCTCTCGGAGCAGTTCCCCAGTGAGGTCGCGGTGGGTCCTGAGCAGCTCGGTGAGTTGCGCACGTTGGGCCAGATCGTGGAGTTCATGGCCGGTGCCGTGGGCGCGCCGGACGCTGCCGACGGGCCCGCTCCGGCCCCGGCCGCCGGGCAGGTCGACGCGTCCGCCGTTGCCGCCGCGCTGTTGGCGGTGGTGGCGCGGAAGACGGGCTATCCGGTGGAGATGTTGGAGTTGGGGATGGATGTCGAGGCGGATCTCGGCATTGATTCGATCAAGCGGGTGGAGATCCTGGGGGTGCTCTCGGAGCAGTTCCCCAGTGAGGTCGCGGTGGGTCCTGAGCAGCTCGGTGAGTTGCGCACGTTGGGCCAGATCGTGGAGTTCATGGCCGGTGCCGTGGGAGCGCCCGACGCTGCCGACGTGCCTGCCCCGGCCGTGCCTGCCCCGGCCCCGGACGCCCCGGCGCCCGGGCCCGCCGCCCGCTCCGCTGCGGTGATCGGCCGCGCGCACGCCGTGCTCGCCGAACTCCCTTCTCCCGAAACCCTGGTGTCCGCCTACCCGGCGCACGCCACCGCCCTGCTGCTCGACGACGGTGGCGAGCTGACCCCGCTGGTCGCCGAGCGTCTGCTGGCCGCCGACTGGCGGGTCCGGGTGCTCCGCCTCCCGTCCGTCACCCGCACCGTGGCGAGCGCCGAGGAGTTCACCCTCACCGGCTGGGACCCGGCCGAACTCGCCGCGCGGGCAGCCTTGTTCGCCGATGGGCCGCTCTCGCTGGTGGTCGCCTTCGGTACCCGGACCGACAGCGACTGGGCCGACGGCGTGCGGCGGCTCGCGCACACCTTGCTGCTGGCCAAGCACGTGGTCGAGCCGCTGACCCGGGCCGCGGCCGCCGGACGGGCCGGCTTCATCACCGTCACCCGGCTGGACGGCGCCTTCGGACTGACCGGGGTGGACGAGGAGCTGGTCCCGGCCGGCGGCTACGGCGGCCTGGTCAAGACGCTCGCGGTCGAGGCGCCCGAGCTGTTCTGCCGTGCCGTCGACCTGGCCCCCGAGCTGTCGGCCGAGCGGGCCGCCGCGCTGGTGCTGGCGGAGCTGCGCGATGCCGTCCAGGTGCCCGCGCAGGTGGCCCGCGACGCGGCGGGCCGCCGCTTCGCCCTCACCCTCGGCGAACGGCCGGCGGCGCTCGCGCACCAGGAGCACGGGCCGGTGCCCGCCCCCACCGAGGCGGACCTGCTGGTGGTCACCGGCGGGGCGCGCGGCATCACCGCCCGCTGCGTGATCGACCTGGCCGGCACCCATCGCCCGGCCCTGCTGCTGCTCGGCCGCACCGAGCCGGGCGCGGAGCCCGCCTGGGCCGCCGGGCACACCGAGCCGGCCGCGCTCAAGGCCGCCGCCGCCGAGCACCTGAAGGCGGTGGGCGAGAAGCCCACCCCCAAGCGGGTCGAGCAGCTCTTCCAGGCCGTGACCGGCGGGCGCGAGGTGCGCGGCACCCTGGCCGAGCTGGCCGCCGCGGGCAGCGCCGCCGAGTACCTCGCGGTGGACATCACCGACCCCGCCGCCACCGCCGCGGCCCTCGCGCCCTACGCGCACCGGGTCACCGGCGTGGTGCACGGCGCGGGTGTGCTCGCCGACCAGCTGATCGCGCGGAAGGAGCCGGCCGAGATCGAGAGGGTCTTCGCCGCCAAGCTCACCGGCCTGCGCTCGGTGCTGGCCGCCCTGGAGCCCGAGCGGCTGCGGCACCTGCTGCTCTTCTCCTCGGTCGCCGGATTCTTCGGCAACCAGGGGCAGTCGGACTACGCGATGGCCAACGAGGTGCTCAGCGCCTGGGCCGCCGCCCTCAAGCGCCGCCACCCGCGGGCCAGGGTGAGCGCGCTCAACTGGGGCGCCTGGGACAGCGGCATGGTCTCGCCGCAGGTCAAGGCGGTCTTCCAGGAGCGCGGCATCACGCTGATCCCGGCCGAGCGGGGCACGGCGCTGTTCACCGGCCAGTTCGACCCCGAGCGCGGCCACGACGTGGTCACCGTGCTCGGGCCGACCACCCCGCTCTCCGTCCGCGAGAGCGCCGCTGTGGCGCACGGCGCCGTGCTGGAGCGGGAGTTGTCCGAGGTCGCGGGTGAGCCGATCGTCACCGACCACCGGATCGGCGGCGTGCCGGTGCTGCCGGCCGCGCTCGCGCTCGGTTGGGCGATCGGCGCGGTCGAGCGGCTCAGCGGCGGCACGGTCCGCCAGGTGCGCGACTTCGCGGTCCACAAGGGCGTGGTCCTGGACGGCACCGAGCCGGCCCGGCTGCAGCTGGCCGCCACCCCGGCCGGCGACGGGGCCACCACCGAGGTGGTGATCCGCTCGCAGGCAGTTGACGGCGCGCCGCGCCCGCACTACGCGGCCACGGTGGTGCTCGGCGCCGACCCGGCCGACGAGTTCGGCCGACCGGTGCTCGGAGGTCTGCCCGCGGCGGGCGGCGGCCAGGAGGCGAGCGGCCTCTACCGCGACGGAACCCTCTTCCACGGCGCCTCCTTGCAGGGCGTGCGCCGGGTGCTGGCCGAGGAGCGGTCCCGGCTGGTGCTGGAGTGCGAGCTGGTCGAACACCGGCCGGCCGGCGGGGCCTGGGGCGGGCGGCTGTACGCGCCCGGCACGGCCGACCTGCTGCTGCAGGCGGGACTGGTCTGGATGCGCCGGTTCGAGCGGACCGCGAGCCTGCCGCTCTCGGTGGCCAGGGCCGAGTTCCACCAGCCGCTGCCGGACGGCGGCCCGTTCCTCGTGGTGGTCGAACCGTCGGAGACCAACGGGGCACGTCCCCAGGGTAGTTCGGCGAGCCTGACAGTCACCGCCGTGGCCCTGGACGGGCGCGTGCTGGCCCGGCTGACCGGCGTGAACCTGGTCTCCACCCCGCAGCTGGCCGCCAAGTTCGCGCCCGCCGCGAGCTGA